Part of the Lysobacter enzymogenes genome is shown below.
GCCGCGCCTCGTCCCGCTGCGGGCGGGGCGCCGGCCCCTGCGGGTTCTCAAGCTGGCCTGCGATGAATTCCTTTCGCTGCATGGACTTGCGCTACCCCGGGAGGGGTGGCTATACTGCCCGACTTTCCCGCACACCTTAAGGTTGAGTGCCATGAAGGCAGGCATCCATCCCGAATACCGCGACGTCGTGTTCCAGGACGTCACCACCGATTTCCAGATCCTGACCCGTTCGACCCTGTCGAGCAAGGAAACGATCAAGCTCGACGGTGCTGAGTATCCGCTGATCAAGGTCGACATCTCGTCGGCTTCGCACCCGTTCTATACGGGCAAGCACAAGATCATGGACACCAGCGGCCGCGTCGACAAGTTCCGCAAGCGTTACGGCGCGAAGTAACAACGCGTCGAGCCGGAGCGATCCGGCCGGAGTTCGTCGCTGCACATCGCTGTACGCACAACGGCTGCCCGCAAGGGCGGCCGTTTGCGTTTGCGCCGGTTTTTCCGGGGTATGGGGCGCGGCGTCCTTGTCGCGGCTCGCGACGATTCGAGCGGAAGGCGTCGGGATTGAGGTCGCTCCGACCGCGGGGCGCTGAAGACAGGCCGGCAAAAGCGGCCGAAGTCCTCGCGCAGAATCCGCTCCGAATCGCTTCCCGCGCCAACGCGCGGCCACTCGGCTGTCGCGGGAGGGGCTTGAGTCCCGACGCTGTTCGGCCAGCGCATCGCGGACCCACCGCAAACCGCAGCCAAGCGTCGCGCCCAAGGCCGAGCCACCGAACCGCGCGCAACCAGCCGGCCGTTGCGGCAAGCCGTCCGGCGCCCGCAGGCGCCCACGGCGGCGCCTGGGCCGATCCGGGGCCGCCACCGCCCGATGCCGTCGCCGCGGGCACGGCCAGCCGCCAGATCCCGGCAAACGGCCGGTCGAATATCGACCGCGCAGGGCCTCGGCGACGCAACGAAGCGTCGCGTCCGCACGGCCGTGCCGACCAAAGTCCGAGCTTGGGCTCGGAACGCGTTGTGCGATAATTCACTATCGCAACGTGCTTGCGACCCCCCGTTGCCCTCCTGACGCGGCCATCCCTGCGGCAGGCAGACTGAGGAGTGTTTCGTGTCCGAAGATTCCACCAAACGCCTGGACCAGGTGAACATCACCGCCGGCGACAAGAATTTCGCCCTGCCGGTGCAGCATCCCACCCTCGGCGCGTCCTGCGTCGACATCGGCAAGCTGCCGAAGGAAACCGGGATGTTCACCTACGACCCGGGCTTCACCGCGACGGCGAGCTGCAAGTCGGCCATCACCTACATCGACGGCGACGCCGGCGTGCTGCTGTACCGCGGCTACCCGATCGAGCAGCTGGCCGAGAAGTCGAACTTCCTCGAAGTCGCCTACCTGCTGATGAACGGCGAACTGCCGAGCGCGGGCGAGTTCTCCAAGTTCGAACACGAGGTCACGCATCACACGATGATGCACGAGGCCTTCCGCACCTTCCTGTACGGCTTCCGCCACGACGCCCATCCGATGGCGATGCTGGTCGGCATGCTCGGCTCGATGGCGAGCTTCTACCACAACGAACTCGACCTGGAAGATCCGGAACAGCGCCGCCTGGCCGCGATCCGTCTGATCGCCAAGGTCCCGACCATCGCCGCGGCCTGCCACCGTTATTCGATCGGCTGGCCGATCCGCTATCCCAAGAACAGCCTCGACTACACCACGCGCTTCCTGCACATGCTGTTCGAAGTGCCGAGCGAGCCGCTGGAACTGAGCCCGGTCGCGGCCAAGGCGATGGACCTGTTGTTCATCCTGCACGCCGACCACGAGCAGAACGCCTCGACCTCGACCGTGCGCCTGGTCGGTTCCACCGGCGCCAACCCGTACGTCAGCGTCGCCTCCGGCGTCGCCGCGCTGTGGGGACCGGCGCACGGCGGCGCCAACGAAGCCGTGCTCAAGATGCTCAACGAGATCGGCCGTCCCGAGAACGTCAAGTCGGCGGTCGAGAAGGCCAAGGACAAGGAATCGGGCTTCCGCCTGATGGGCTTCGGCCACCGCGTCTACAAGAACTACGACCCGCGCGCCGCGCTGGTGCGCAAGATGACCCACGACGTGCTCGGCGAGCTCGGCATCAACGACCCGCTGCTCGACGTGGCGATGAAGCTGGAAGAAGCGGCGCTGAAGGACGATTACTTCGTCCAGCGCAAGCTCTACCCGAACGTCGATTTCTACTCGGGCATCATCTACAAGGCGCTCGGCATCCCGGTGGAGATGTTCACGGTGATGTTCGCCATCGCCCGCACCGCCGGCTGGGTCTCGCACTGGCTGGAACAGCAGAACGACCCGGAAAACAAGATCGGCCGTCCGCGCCAGATCTACACCGGCCACGGCGTGCGCGATTACGTGGCGGCCGACAAGCGCTGATCCTGCGTCGCCGGTCCGCTGCCTGCGGATCGGCGCGAAGGCCCGCGCCGCCAGAACGCCCCGCTTCGGCGGGGCGTTTTCGTATGCGCCGTCGGCGAGCGGGCCGCCCAGCCGTTCCTGCGCCGGTCCGCCGCGTGCGGACCGGCCCGAGGCCCGCGTCGCCGGAACGCCCCGCTTCGGCGGGGCGTTTTCGTTTGCGCCGTTGGCGAACGGGCGGGCTCAGCCGTCGATGTCGGGAAAGCGCTGGCGGGCGCAGTCGCGCAGGCGCTGCGTGCCGGCGGGATCGCTCGCCTCCAGTTCGTCGGCCAGATCCATCTGCGCGCCGGGATCGCCGCCGAACGCCGCACGCCGGCGCAGGCGTGCGACCAGATCGCGTTGGCCGGGCGTGGCGCGGCCGTCCTCGGAGCTGCCGGCCGCTTCCAGGCTGCGCGCCAGCGCGTTGTAGCCGGCCGGCGCGCCGCGTTCGAGCAGCCAGGCGGCGATGGCCTGCGCCGACTCCCAGTCGTCGTCGTACAGCGCGAGCTTGGCCAGGGTCGCGGCGGCGCGCCAATGGCCCAGGCGCGCGGCCGCGATCAGTTCGGTTTCGCCGGCCGGGGTGCGCGCGCCGGCGGCGAGCGCGGCGCGGAAACGCCGCTCGCCCGCGTCCGCGAGCGGCGGCACGCCGGCGCCGGCCTGGCCGCAGTCGAGCCGCGCGGGCGCTTGCCGCGCCTGCGCCGTCGCGTCCCACGCGGCCTGCGCGTCGAGCGCGCCGCGCAGGCGCGCGGCCACGGCGGCGCCGTCCAGGCCGGTCCAGGCGGCGCGTTCGCGGCGGCGGCTCAGGTTCTGCTCCAGCGCGCGGTCGGATTCGGCGTCGGCTTGCCGGCGCGCGCGCGACGGCCCGGCTTCGCCGCGCTCGATGCAGGCGTCGAAGCGCTTTTGCGACAGCTTCCAGCACGCGGCCGCGATCCGCACCGGGTAGCGCAACGCCAGGGTTTCCAGCGCGTAACGCTCCTGGCCGGGGCGGGCAGCCACCGCGGCGCGCGCGTGCTCGTCGGCGACGCCGCGCTGGAGCACGGTGCCGTCCTCGAGCTGCCATTGGTAGGGCTCGCCGACCCAGTGCGGGTCCAGTTGCAGGTAATGCGCCGGTTCGGCGGCGCCGGCCGTGGCGGGCGACAGCGCGGCGGCAAGCCAGAGCATCGCGGCCAGCGCGGGTGCGGTGCGGCAGTGGGGCGGGGCGGCGATCATCGTGCGGTCCTTGCAGCGTCGCCGCAGTATTCCATGGCCTGTCGACGCGCGGCCGCCGTCGCGGCGACCGCGCCGTCCGTTGCGCTCAGCCGTGCTCGAACTGCGAGATTTCCTCGTCCGCCAGCAGCTGCCGCAACTGCGCGGTCGAGGCGCGACGCATCGGTTTTTCGTCGACGTTGGACAAAGGCGCCTGGCGCAGCACGTCCAGCGGCAACACGGTCAGGTCGAAGCCGAGTTCCTCGGCGCTGAACACCCACACCGGGAAGTCCTCGCTGCGTTCGCGGTCCAGGCGCAGGCGGCGTTCGCGGGTTTCGGTGGGGATGTGGTGCTGTTCGAGGAAGCGCGGCACCGCTTCGAAGTCGTCGCAGTACAGGTGCAAGGCGACCGGGCTGCGCGCGTCGGCGGTGCCGTCCAGGACCGGGCCGACCAGGCGCGGTTCGAAAGCGGCGAAGAATTCCATCGCCCGCAGCGCCGCTTCGCGGCGCTGGCGCAATCCGTCGGCGTGCTCGCTGTGGAACAGGCGCTGGTACTCGCGCAGCGCTTGTTCGATTTCGCGGTTGGCCGGCAGCGAGGCGTCGTCGTGGATGCCGAGCCGTTCGGCGGCCTTGAGCTTGGCCTGGTGGTAGTCGCGATAGCCGCTTTCGGCCATCAGCCGGGCCGCCTCGTGGGCGACGCTGCGGCGGCGTTCGCGGGTGCGGGTCTGCGCATGCTGGTGTGCGTGCTGTCGGGCCTGGTGCATCTCGACCTCCGGGCGGGCACTCACGGCGAGGGCGCTCGCCGCGGCCGGGGTGCACCGGCAGCCCAAAGCTAGCACGTCCGTGCGGCACGGCAATGTCTGTTGCGGCCTGTGCGGCGAGGTGCCAGAACCGGCAAGCGGGCAGCGTTCAGGCGGGCGTCGGCGCTGCGCGAAGGGCAGGGGACGGTGGTCCCGGGTCGTTGCCTGTCGGCGGCGAAGCCTTCGGGCCCGATGCGCCTGGCTCGGATCGCCGGCGACCGCAATCGAAAGCGCCGGGCCTGAAGGTTCTCCCGCAAAAGCCGTGGCTCGGGCAAGATGCAGGGGTTCGGGCAAAAAAAAGCCGCACGCGCGAGGCGTGCGGCTTTCATCGTTTCGCGGCGAGGCTGCGGTCAGAAAATATCGAACGATTCTTCCGACGGCGCCTGATCCTCGTTGCCGTAATCGGTGTAGGTCTGCATCCGCTCGAGGTCTTCGGCCTTGACCCATTCGACGATGCCGCCGGCGCCGTCGGGAATCAGCGAACCGTTGGCGCCGACCGAAACCTTGACCATGCCTTCCGGCGGCTCGTTGTCGTGCAGCGGCTGGTCCTTGAGCGCCACGCGCATGTAGTCGATCCAGATCGGCAGCGCGGCCTTGCCGCCGTACTCGCGGTAGCCCAGCGACTTGTAGTTGTCGCGGCCGACCCAGACGGTGGTGACGTAAGGCCCGCCGAAGCCGGAGAACCAGGCGTCGCGGTGGTCGTTGGTCGAGCCGGTCTTGCCGCCGACGTCGTCGCGGCCGAGCACCTTGGCCGCGGTGCCGGTGCCGCGCTTGACCACGTCGCGCAGCATCGAAACGATCTGGTAGGCGATGCGGTCGTCGATCGCGCGCGGCGCAACCTTGATCTGCGCGATCTCCTCCGGCGTCAGCTTCTTGGCCGTTACCTCGGGCTTGGCCTTGTCCTTCTTGTCCTTGTCCTTCTTGTCCTTGTCCTTGGCGGCCTTGGGATCGGGCTTCTTGGCGTCGGCGATCGCGCCCGGCGCGGGGCCGAGGTTGAAGCCGTCGACGATGTTGCTGGCCGGCAGCGCCGCGCTGGCGGTGCCGCCGCGGCCGACGCACTGCGCGCAGGCGGTGGCGGGCTTTTCCTTGAACACCACCGCGCCGGCGCGGTCCTTGACCTCGTCGATGAACCACGGGTCGACGCGGAAGCCGCCGTTGGCGAAGGTGGCGTAGCCGCGCGCGACCGACAGCGGGGTCAGCGAGGCGGTGCCCAGCGACATCGACAGGTTCGGCGGCAGCTGTTCGATGTCGAAGCCGAAGTGGCTGATGTACTTGCGCGCGAAGTCGACGCCGATCGCGTCGAGCAGGCGCACCGAGACCAGATTGCGCGATTGCACCATCGCTTCGCGCACGCGCATCGGGCCAGCGAAATTGCCGCTGTCGTTCTGCGGACGCCAGATGTGGCCGCGGCGGTCCTTGAACACCACCGGCGCGTCGAGCACGATCGAGGCCGGGTT
Proteins encoded:
- a CDS encoding type B 50S ribosomal protein L31 — protein: MKAGIHPEYRDVVFQDVTTDFQILTRSTLSSKETIKLDGAEYPLIKVDISSASHPFYTGKHKIMDTSGRVDKFRKRYGAK
- a CDS encoding citrate synthase is translated as MSEDSTKRLDQVNITAGDKNFALPVQHPTLGASCVDIGKLPKETGMFTYDPGFTATASCKSAITYIDGDAGVLLYRGYPIEQLAEKSNFLEVAYLLMNGELPSAGEFSKFEHEVTHHTMMHEAFRTFLYGFRHDAHPMAMLVGMLGSMASFYHNELDLEDPEQRRLAAIRLIAKVPTIAAACHRYSIGWPIRYPKNSLDYTTRFLHMLFEVPSEPLELSPVAAKAMDLLFILHADHEQNASTSTVRLVGSTGANPYVSVASGVAALWGPAHGGANEAVLKMLNEIGRPENVKSAVEKAKDKESGFRLMGFGHRVYKNYDPRAALVRKMTHDVLGELGINDPLLDVAMKLEEAALKDDYFVQRKLYPNVDFYSGIIYKALGIPVEMFTVMFAIARTAGWVSHWLEQQNDPENKIGRPRQIYTGHGVRDYVAADKR